In Tamandua tetradactyla isolate mTamTet1 chromosome 7, mTamTet1.pri, whole genome shotgun sequence, the following are encoded in one genomic region:
- the IL22 gene encoding interleukin-22, with the protein MTTQKSVYLSLMGILATSCLLLALLAQGGAAAPISSHCRLDKSNFQQPYIANRTFMLAKEASLADNNTDVRLIGEKLFRGINMRERCYLMKQVLNFTLEDVLLPQSDKFQPYMQEVVPFLARLNNKLSQCHIQGDDQHIQKNVQKLKETVKKLGEGGEIKAIGELDLLFMFLRNACI; encoded by the exons ATGACCACCCAGAAATCTGTGTACCTTTCCCTGATGGGCATTCTGGCCACCAGTTGTCTGCTTCTTGCCCTGTTGGCCCAGGGTGGAGCTGCTGCACCCATCAGTTCCCACTGCAGGCTTGACAAGTCCAACTTTCAGCAGCCCTATATCGCCAACCGTACCTTCATGCTGGCTAAAGAG gcCAGTTTGGCAGATAACAACACTGATGTCCGTCTCATTGGGGAGAAACTTTTCCGTGGTATCAAT ATGAGGGAGCGCTGCTATTTGATGAAGCAGGTGCTGAACTTCACCCTGGAAGATGTGCTGCTACCCCAGTCTGATAAATTCCAGCCCTATATGCAGGAAGTGGTGCCTTTCTTGGCCAGGCTCAACAACAAGCTAAGCCAATGT CATATTCAGGGCGATGACCAACATATccagaaaaatgtgcaaaagCTGAAGGAAACGGTGAAAAAG cttggagagggtggtgagatCAAAGCAATTGGAGAACTGGACTTGCTCTTCATGTTCCTGAGAAATGCTTGCATTTAA